The following proteins come from a genomic window of Thermoproteus sp.:
- a CDS encoding 4Fe-4S ferredoxin, with the protein MIEFVLKGSELGDLEALGMAYGLSMTFRRALVVGKLKKKWLDVVVTLGVWGALLVSPCPDGLPCLDNLEKAIVLSETRQMPVGYSGEPPQTRQYRVSTFNRNYLKPRRWVSCRGEDKKYLPLFACIYNLLKLRHDVPIVVSDVCISPQTEERPDFQVLPTRIMPMTLADVVDIAAPPIPSTSIAKGILLGGYKAGPVIAISTRDDPQLIEMGGYLVNLDAPGNPCEVFKKGSVGYDPTLFFGDLVVEPELCDKCGDCFMADCGALSMAEGGIPKILDVCVKCGACALLCTRGAIRKINDVFKIYLK; encoded by the coding sequence ATGATCGAGTTCGTACTGAAGGGCTCAGAGTTGGGAGACTTAGAGGCTCTAGGCATGGCATATGGACTCTCGATGACTTTCAGAAGGGCTTTAGTCGTTGGCAAGTTGAAGAAAAAATGGCTCGATGTAGTTGTAACTCTCGGCGTCTGGGGGGCTCTATTGGTATCGCCATGTCCCGACGGCCTACCGTGTCTGGACAATTTAGAGAAGGCGATCGTCCTCTCTGAGACAAGACAGATGCCGGTTGGATATAGCGGAGAGCCGCCACAAACGCGACAATATAGAGTCTCGACCTTCAATAGGAACTACTTGAAGCCCAGACGGTGGGTCTCGTGTAGAGGAGAAGATAAGAAGTACTTACCGCTGTTTGCCTGCATCTACAATCTACTAAAATTACGTCACGATGTCCCGATTGTCGTCTCAGATGTCTGTATCAGCCCCCAAACGGAAGAGAGACCAGACTTCCAGGTGTTGCCTACTAGAATAATGCCGATGACTCTAGCAGATGTTGTGGACATAGCCGCGCCGCCAATTCCCTCTACTTCTATCGCTAAAGGCATATTGTTAGGCGGATATAAGGCAGGGCCTGTAATAGCCATATCTACGAGAGATGACCCGCAATTAATAGAGATGGGCGGCTATTTGGTGAACCTCGACGCTCCTGGAAATCCCTGCGAAGTCTTCAAAAAGGGCTCTGTGGGCTACGACCCGACGCTCTTCTTCGGCGATTTGGTCGTAGAGCCTGAGCTCTGTGATAAGTGCGGCGATTGCTTTATGGCCGACTGCGGCGCGCTTTCTATGGCCGAAGGCGGTATCCCCAAGATATTAGATGTGTGCGTTAAATGTGGCGCTTGTGCGCTCTTATGTACCAGAGGGGCTATCAGAAAGATAAATGACGTCTTTAAGATTTATCTGAAATGA
- a CDS encoding chorismate-binding protein, whose translation MEKIPLSELPQAQELAQYLYRSGEDFVALLESGPGFPDRARYTIVAWGVKRAYETSINIYESLQKIYNGLDRRGGPFGGEVAIGFISYDVVVEIEPVLSKTVRIDGETPRALFVVPENIVVYDNLLKRAYVFGGVPHISEMPPKSSPRMGKLLYRTDEAAFKSAVSEALRRIRDGEIFQVVLSRREVFELDGDLFEVYRRLATLNPSPYMFFFKFKDLALIGTSPELLVKVDGDIVETHPIAGTRPRGRTEREDLLLEDDMLSDEKELAEHMMLVDLARNDIGRVARFGTVKVQELMAVEKYSHVQHIVSKVSGVLDPRYNFIDAVWALHPAGTVSGAPKVRAMEIIGELEDLPRGPYAGGFGMMTPRGGELAIIIRTLIARGSEARIQAGAGVVYDSTPEREYKETEYKLAHLRSIWT comes from the coding sequence GTGGAAAAGATACCTCTCTCCGAGCTACCACAAGCACAGGAACTAGCGCAATACCTATATAGATCCGGAGAGGACTTCGTAGCCCTGTTGGAATCAGGCCCTGGCTTTCCGGATAGAGCTAGATACACCATAGTTGCCTGGGGCGTCAAGAGGGCCTATGAGACCTCAATAAACATATATGAGAGCCTACAGAAAATTTACAATGGTTTAGACCGGCGCGGAGGGCCCTTCGGAGGTGAAGTAGCGATTGGATTTATATCATATGATGTTGTCGTCGAGATAGAGCCTGTGTTGTCCAAAACCGTAAGGATAGATGGCGAGACGCCAAGGGCGTTGTTCGTCGTGCCGGAAAACATAGTCGTATACGACAATCTACTCAAAAGGGCTTATGTGTTCGGCGGGGTGCCTCACATCTCGGAGATGCCGCCTAAAAGCTCCCCTCGAATGGGGAAGTTATTGTACAGGACCGACGAGGCGGCCTTCAAGTCGGCGGTCTCCGAGGCCTTGAGGCGCATTAGAGACGGCGAGATATTCCAGGTGGTGTTATCTAGACGGGAGGTGTTCGAGCTCGACGGCGACCTCTTCGAGGTGTATAGGAGGTTGGCAACCTTAAATCCATCTCCATATATGTTCTTCTTTAAATTTAAGGACTTAGCTCTAATAGGAACGTCACCAGAACTTTTGGTAAAAGTCGATGGGGATATCGTAGAGACACATCCGATAGCTGGAACTAGGCCTAGGGGACGTACAGAACGCGAAGATCTACTGCTCGAAGACGACATGCTCTCCGATGAGAAGGAGCTGGCGGAACACATGATGTTAGTGGATTTAGCTAGAAACGACATAGGGAGAGTCGCGAGGTTCGGGACCGTTAAGGTGCAGGAGCTTATGGCCGTCGAGAAGTACAGCCATGTACAACATATCGTGTCTAAAGTATCCGGCGTCTTGGACCCACGGTACAACTTCATAGACGCCGTATGGGCCCTTCACCCCGCAGGAACGGTGTCGGGCGCTCCTAAGGTCAGAGCCATGGAGATAATTGGGGAGCTAGAGGACTTGCCGAGAGGGCCCTACGCGGGTGGCTTCGGCATGATGACGCCCAGAGGGGGCGAGTTGGCCATTATAATAAGGACATTGATAGCGAGGGGAAGCGAGGCGAGGATACAGGCCGGTGCCGGCGTCGTTTACGACTCGACTCCCGAGAGGGAATACAAAGAGACTGAGTACAAACTGGCCCATTTGAGGTCCATATGGACTTGA
- a CDS encoding aminodeoxychorismate/anthranilate synthase component II, with protein sequence MDLTLIIDNYDSFTYNIAQYIGELGSRPLVVRNDEISLSAIERIRPDRIIISPGPGHPENPRDVGISREVVRQFAGRTPILGVCLGHQIIGSVFGAKIRHARTIKHGKTSPIRHMGGPLYSGVPEVFRGMRYHSLVVDEVPSTLVVEALALDDGEIMGIRHVEYDVFGVQFHPESIGTEFGKKILKNFLDKI encoded by the coding sequence ATGGACTTGACGTTAATTATCGACAATTACGATTCGTTTACATACAACATAGCTCAGTACATAGGCGAATTGGGCTCGCGGCCCTTAGTGGTACGCAACGACGAAATATCGCTCTCGGCCATAGAGAGGATAAGGCCCGACAGAATAATCATATCGCCAGGCCCCGGCCATCCCGAAAATCCCCGCGATGTCGGCATCTCTAGAGAGGTAGTGAGGCAGTTCGCGGGGAGGACTCCTATTTTGGGCGTATGTCTAGGCCATCAGATAATAGGATCTGTCTTCGGGGCTAAAATAAGACATGCGAGGACGATAAAACACGGCAAGACGAGCCCCATAAGACATATGGGGGGACCGCTCTACTCCGGAGTGCCGGAGGTCTTTAGAGGTATGAGATACCACAGCCTAGTGGTGGATGAAGTCCCCTCGACGCTGGTAGTGGAGGCTTTGGCGCTAGACGACGGCGAGATCATGGGGATACGGCACGTCGAGTACGACGTATTTGGGGTCCAGTTCCACCCTGAATCTATAGGCACAGAGTTCGGCAAGAAGATATTAAAGAATTTCCTGGACAAAATATGA
- a CDS encoding DUF99 family protein: MSWLQKDFRVIGIAESFKLEEGRSIYAGVLMRRDGYVEAAAYSMAKLGGTDGTEAALIIAKSLKRPDVHMIMLDGCIVSFYNWIDGEVLWNETGLPTACYIFERPEGDVEAALRKLFPSDWQDRLAHISRLGRPVEYIYPDGGRIYIRAWGLAPKDAYRAALLTRRYGRRPEPLRVARILAGAAREFLAFRHL, from the coding sequence ATGAGTTGGCTACAAAAAGACTTTAGGGTAATTGGCATAGCTGAGAGCTTCAAGCTTGAGGAGGGCCGCTCCATATATGCGGGAGTTCTAATGCGTAGAGACGGCTATGTGGAGGCGGCGGCTTATAGCATGGCTAAATTGGGGGGAACTGACGGCACTGAGGCCGCGTTAATTATAGCGAAAAGCCTCAAGAGGCCCGATGTACATATGATAATGCTTGATGGATGTATAGTATCTTTTTATAACTGGATCGACGGGGAGGTCTTGTGGAACGAAACTGGATTGCCCACTGCGTGTTATATATTCGAAAGGCCTGAGGGAGACGTAGAGGCCGCCTTGAGGAAGTTATTCCCTTCAGACTGGCAGGACAGATTGGCGCATATCTCTCGATTGGGCAGACCTGTAGAGTATATATATCCCGATGGAGGGCGCATATACATAAGAGCCTGGGGCCTAGCCCCAAAAGACGCATATAGGGCCGCATTGCTGACTAGGAGATACGGCAGGAGGCCCGAGCCTTTAAGAGTCGCGCGTATTCTCGCCGGGGCAGCCAGGGAATTCCTCGCTTTTCGCCATCTTTAA
- the cc1 gene encoding DNA-binding protein CC1, whose product MPQKLKFYDIKAKQAFETDKYETVEKNTARGPMIFAVATSPYTGIKVWRLIGKKK is encoded by the coding sequence ATGCCGCAGAAGTTGAAGTTCTACGACATTAAGGCTAAGCAGGCGTTCGAGACGGATAAGTATGAGACTGTTGAGAAGAATACTGCTAGAGGCCCCATGATATTTGCAGTAGCCACCTCGCCCTACACCGGCATAAAAGTCTGGAGACTAATAGGCAAGAAGAAATAA
- a CDS encoding replication factor C large subunit, giving the protein MLPWVEKYRPRSFREVVNQEEAKYSLASWICSRFRAPEQFCRTWAKSKDKQIAEAKAVLLAGPPGVGKTTLVHALANEINYELIELNASDVRTSTRIKEVVGRGLREGSLFGYSGRLVLFDEVDGLNPKEDLGGLNTIVDMIETARVPIVMTANNPWDQRLRPLRDISLVVNLRRLDEDDVVEVLRRICESEKIKCEEDALRSLARSSNGDLRAAINDLQLFSEGKRAVTVDDLKRIGERNPQLSMFEVLDRVFRANWFDDARAISFMPSFDWEQFFAWASENVPHVYKDPTAAAMALDRLSKADIILARIKKTGEWELMPYMTELMLAGIALVPGKPRLPRFFKYQFPQRILLLARSREVRRRRTLVVQYLARELHLSSSYVSSELLNVISIIAKKDEKILEHLSRALSISLTDIKNII; this is encoded by the coding sequence ATGTTGCCTTGGGTGGAGAAGTATAGGCCTAGAAGCTTCAGGGAGGTAGTAAACCAAGAGGAGGCCAAATACTCATTGGCGTCATGGATATGTTCTAGGTTTAGAGCTCCTGAGCAGTTCTGTAGGACTTGGGCTAAAAGCAAAGACAAACAAATAGCTGAGGCCAAGGCGGTCCTTCTGGCAGGTCCTCCTGGCGTCGGGAAGACGACTTTAGTCCACGCTTTGGCCAACGAGATAAACTACGAACTGATAGAGCTGAATGCGAGTGATGTGAGGACGTCGACTAGAATAAAGGAGGTGGTAGGTAGGGGGTTGAGGGAGGGCTCTCTATTCGGCTATTCTGGGAGGCTTGTGCTTTTCGATGAGGTGGACGGCCTCAACCCGAAGGAGGACCTCGGCGGCCTCAATACAATAGTCGACATGATAGAGACCGCTAGGGTGCCCATAGTCATGACAGCCAACAACCCGTGGGATCAGAGGCTCCGACCGCTTAGGGATATAAGCCTGGTGGTCAATCTCAGAAGGCTGGACGAAGACGACGTAGTTGAAGTCCTGAGGAGGATATGTGAGTCCGAGAAGATTAAATGTGAGGAAGATGCTCTACGCTCGTTGGCGCGCTCCTCTAATGGAGACCTCAGAGCGGCGATAAACGATTTGCAGTTATTCTCGGAGGGGAAGAGGGCGGTGACCGTAGACGATTTGAAGAGGATAGGGGAGAGAAATCCACAACTCTCTATGTTTGAGGTGCTGGATAGGGTCTTTAGAGCCAATTGGTTCGACGATGCGAGGGCTATATCGTTCATGCCGTCTTTCGACTGGGAGCAGTTCTTCGCATGGGCCTCCGAAAACGTGCCGCACGTATATAAGGATCCCACCGCGGCGGCGATGGCGCTTGACAGATTGAGCAAGGCCGACATAATTCTGGCGAGGATTAAAAAGACGGGCGAGTGGGAGTTAATGCCCTACATGACCGAGTTGATGCTGGCCGGCATCGCGTTGGTGCCAGGCAAACCGAGACTGCCTAGGTTCTTCAAATACCAATTCCCCCAACGCATCCTGTTGCTGGCGCGCTCGCGTGAGGTTAGAAGGAGGAGGACCCTCGTGGTTCAATACCTAGCGCGGGAATTACATCTATCAAGTAGTTATGTATCTTCTGAACTTCTTAACGTAATTTCCATTATAGCTAAAAAGGATGAGAAAATATTAGAACATCTAAGTAGAGCCTTATCTATATCTCTCACCGATATAAAGAACATCATTTAG
- a CDS encoding ORC1-type DNA replication protein: MRIIIRGEAFSPDFIPPSLPHREEQLKQLTTYMRNFLDSPGSFYPRAVLVGRQGSGKTVTLRSFGSSLSPPVRFAYVSCFINRTFTAIVHNLAQQLGIVVPKRGLSKDELVNVFLEQMKDKDIYAIIALDDVFNLAPEAVSTFIRMGLETDKLGTHRLGLILVSHTVDFIDALDPSTRGILGKPIVRFPPYNRDQIFDILRQRAEIALAPGSYDEEILDMIADITGAEEGLENRGDARVAIDILYRAANNAEGDGASRITPEHVRRASKEVLLGISSDIIKGLPLHAKLLLLAIVRTLKGSKSYATFGEVEDMYKMICEEFGQKPRTHSQLWTYLGELRAKGIIETRPNKKGEGLRGRTTLISIGTEPLDALEKAVMSMAADELR; the protein is encoded by the coding sequence ATGAGGATTATCATCAGGGGCGAGGCCTTCAGCCCGGATTTTATCCCGCCCAGCCTGCCCCATCGCGAAGAGCAGCTGAAACAACTAACTACATATATGCGGAACTTCCTGGACAGCCCAGGTTCCTTTTACCCAAGGGCGGTCCTAGTGGGCAGGCAAGGGAGCGGGAAGACGGTCACTCTGAGGTCTTTTGGGAGCTCTTTATCTCCTCCTGTGAGGTTCGCCTATGTCTCCTGTTTTATAAATAGGACGTTTACGGCAATAGTCCATAACCTCGCCCAGCAACTAGGTATTGTTGTGCCCAAGAGGGGCCTCAGTAAGGACGAGCTAGTCAATGTGTTCTTAGAGCAAATGAAAGATAAGGACATATATGCGATTATAGCGCTTGACGACGTCTTCAATTTGGCGCCGGAGGCCGTATCTACATTTATCCGTATGGGCTTGGAGACGGACAAATTGGGCACCCACAGGCTCGGCTTGATTTTAGTCAGCCATACAGTCGACTTCATAGACGCGCTGGACCCCTCGACGCGTGGCATATTGGGAAAGCCTATTGTCAGATTTCCGCCATATAATAGAGACCAGATCTTCGATATATTGCGGCAGAGGGCAGAGATAGCACTCGCGCCGGGGTCCTACGACGAGGAGATACTGGACATGATAGCGGATATAACCGGCGCGGAGGAGGGACTTGAAAATAGAGGCGACGCCAGAGTTGCCATAGATATACTCTATAGGGCCGCCAACAACGCCGAAGGTGACGGCGCCAGCAGAATTACGCCGGAGCACGTAAGGCGGGCCAGCAAGGAAGTCCTTCTGGGCATATCGTCAGACATCATAAAGGGGCTTCCGCTACACGCCAAGCTGTTACTGCTCGCGATAGTGAGGACGCTTAAGGGGAGCAAGTCCTATGCGACCTTCGGCGAGGTGGAAGATATGTATAAGATGATATGTGAAGAATTCGGCCAGAAGCCTAGAACCCACAGCCAGCTTTGGACCTATCTGGGGGAGTTGAGGGCCAAGGGGATAATAGAGACTCGGCCCAATAAGAAAGGCGAAGGTCTACGCGGCAGGACTACATTAATTTCCATAGGCACAGAGCCTCTTGACGCCTTGGAGAAGGCAGTCATGTCAATGGCCGCAGACGAGCTGAGATGA
- a CDS encoding winged helix-turn-helix domain-containing protein has protein sequence MTDIDFVLGAKARIKIIRELYRVSEINTTDLARRLGLNYSQLEGHLKILKEAGIVEEHRIGRIRLVSLRREPKILELGRILSDLASK, from the coding sequence ATGACGGATATAGACTTCGTGCTGGGGGCCAAGGCCCGCATAAAAATCATAAGGGAGCTATATAGAGTCTCGGAGATCAATACTACCGACCTGGCTAGAAGACTGGGCCTAAATTACTCCCAATTAGAGGGCCACTTGAAGATACTAAAAGAGGCCGGCATAGTGGAGGAGCACAGGATAGGCAGAATAAGGCTGGTCTCGTTGAGGAGAGAGCCGAAGATATTGGAGTTGGGCCGAATACTCTCGGATCTAGCCTCTAAATGA
- a CDS encoding DUF3195 domain-containing protein produces the protein MAVILATTLGGKEATVARDLCDCLYGNGDVAVNCVPIYPGLFFVEFSDRTILDRCLSMSYFKKLIKRVEMYDAVFMGAGAPDRPGSRKVGPYVFVKF, from the coding sequence GTGGCGGTGATCCTCGCCACTACTCTAGGCGGCAAGGAGGCGACTGTGGCGCGCGATCTATGTGACTGCCTCTACGGTAACGGCGATGTTGCGGTGAACTGCGTCCCCATATATCCGGGGCTATTCTTTGTCGAGTTTAGCGATAGAACTATTCTGGACAGATGCCTATCTATGAGCTATTTCAAGAAGCTAATAAAGAGAGTAGAGATGTACGACGCGGTCTTCATGGGGGCTGGCGCGCCTGACAGACCCGGTAGTAGGAAGGTAGGTCCTTATGTTTTTGTCAAGTTTTAG
- a CDS encoding replication factor C small subunit, with translation MGELFWFEKYRPRSFEEVVDLEEVKARLLEFVKAGNMPHLLFYGPPGTGKTTMALVLARELYGEAWRENVLELNASDERGINVIRERVKEFARTAPVGKAPFKLVILDEADNMTSDAQQALRRIMEMYANTTRFILLANYVSRIIDPILSRCAVFRFPPMPKELMAKRLAYIAKQEGVELTDDGVDAIYEISQGDMRRAINLLQMAAAAARIVNRESVAAVASAARPSEVLDVFNTALSGDVEKAREKLRDLMYIRGIAGVDFLKALQRELPRMQLDEDVKASIAELLADVDYRLAEGSDEELQLTYMLVKLASIGAKSKPAVKKK, from the coding sequence ATTGGCGAGCTCTTTTGGTTTGAGAAGTATAGGCCTAGGTCTTTTGAGGAGGTCGTGGACCTCGAGGAGGTTAAGGCTAGGCTTTTGGAGTTCGTTAAGGCGGGCAACATGCCGCATTTGCTTTTCTATGGGCCTCCTGGCACCGGCAAGACAACTATGGCTTTGGTCCTCGCGAGGGAGTTGTACGGCGAGGCTTGGCGTGAAAACGTTTTGGAGCTAAATGCCTCCGACGAGAGAGGCATAAACGTAATTAGGGAGAGGGTAAAGGAATTCGCGCGGACCGCGCCCGTGGGCAAAGCCCCATTCAAGTTGGTAATACTAGACGAAGCAGACAACATGACAAGCGACGCACAACAGGCACTGAGGAGAATAATGGAAATGTACGCAAACACCACAAGATTCATACTACTAGCAAACTACGTATCGAGAATAATAGATCCGATACTCTCTAGGTGCGCCGTCTTTAGGTTCCCCCCTATGCCGAAAGAATTAATGGCGAAAAGGCTCGCCTATATAGCCAAACAGGAGGGTGTGGAGCTGACCGACGATGGAGTGGATGCTATCTACGAGATATCTCAAGGCGATATGAGGAGGGCCATAAATTTGCTCCAAATGGCCGCGGCGGCGGCACGTATAGTCAACAGGGAGAGCGTAGCAGCCGTGGCCTCGGCGGCAAGGCCCAGCGAAGTCCTCGATGTGTTCAACACGGCGCTTTCTGGCGACGTAGAGAAGGCTAGGGAGAAACTAAGAGATCTCATGTACATAAGGGGGATAGCTGGAGTTGATTTCCTCAAGGCGTTACAACGAGAGCTACCGCGAATGCAACTAGACGAGGACGTAAAGGCGTCAATAGCGGAACTACTCGCAGATGTGGACTACAGACTTGCAGAGGGCTCCGACGAGGAGCTACAACTCACGTATATGTTAGTTAAATTGGCCTCTATAGGCGCTAAGAGCAAGCCAGCAGTCAAGAAGAAGTAA
- a CDS encoding 30S ribosomal protein S7 yields MSSPSIFGEQLPKGAKVEYVEDVPIVEECPRSIRTYDGNQILLFGKWPYEDVVVRDPGLRRYICLKPVFLPHTEGRFQNRRFGKTQIPIVERLINLMMRPGRNAGKKHKAYNIVKRAFEIIYYKTGKNPLQVYIDAIINAAPREEITRIIMGGIAYSVSVDVSPQRRLDLAIHWMAEGARSCSFNNPKPIEECLAEEIIAAASNDPKSYAIRHKDELERLAAASR; encoded by the coding sequence ATGTCTTCGCCATCAATATTCGGCGAACAGTTGCCTAAAGGCGCGAAGGTGGAATACGTCGAAGATGTACCCATAGTAGAGGAGTGTCCGCGCTCCATAAGGACCTACGACGGCAATCAGATATTGCTCTTCGGCAAATGGCCCTACGAGGACGTGGTGGTGCGAGATCCAGGCCTTAGGCGTTATATATGTTTGAAGCCAGTATTCCTGCCCCATACAGAGGGTAGATTTCAGAATAGGCGATTTGGGAAGACCCAAATACCTATAGTCGAGCGCCTTATAAACTTGATGATGAGGCCAGGACGTAATGCAGGCAAGAAACATAAAGCTTATAATATAGTTAAAAGAGCATTTGAAATAATATACTATAAAACTGGTAAAAATCCACTTCAAGTATATATAGACGCCATAATTAATGCGGCCCCGCGCGAAGAAATTACGCGTATAATTATGGGAGGGATAGCCTACTCCGTTTCTGTAGACGTATCGCCTCAGCGCAGGCTCGACTTGGCGATACATTGGATGGCCGAAGGCGCGCGTTCATGTTCCTTCAACAACCCCAAGCCCATAGAGGAGTGTCTAGCTGAAGAGATCATAGCCGCGGCGTCTAACGATCCCAAGAGCTATGCAATAAGACACAAAGACGAGTTGGAGCGCCTAGCCGCCGCGTCGAGGTAA
- a CDS encoding 50S ribosomal protein L14e — protein MPKVVDIGRVVVKVLGREAGRKAVVVDIIDDNYVVITGPKSLTGVKRRRVNINHIEPTDKKVDIKRGAGDEDVVKAIEAAGLTQYMKERVKPKFEGVLSEL, from the coding sequence ATGCCTAAGGTGGTCGATATAGGAAGAGTGGTAGTCAAGGTTCTGGGCAGGGAGGCCGGCAGAAAGGCGGTTGTAGTTGACATAATAGACGACAACTATGTAGTAATAACGGGGCCTAAAAGCCTTACGGGAGTCAAAAGGAGACGCGTCAATATAAACCATATAGAGCCAACCGACAAAAAGGTGGACATAAAACGCGGAGCCGGCGACGAGGACGTCGTGAAGGCCATAGAGGCGGCCGGCTTGACGCAATATATGAAGGAGAGAGTAAAGCCTAAATTCGAGGGCGTTTTGTCGGAGCTTTGA
- a CDS encoding RNA-guided pseudouridylation complex pseudouridine synthase subunit Cbf5: protein MSICSREIYVKEPKEETNPQWGKPPDKRTVEEHIRYSLVILDKPRGPSSHETVAWLKKILGVDVAGHSGTLDPNVSGVLPIAVAEGTKALIALSRADKVYIAVAKFHGDVNEEALRAVLRQFTGEIYQRPPLRSAVKRQLRTRHVYSLELVELDGRYAILKMHVEAGTYARKLIHDIGEVLGVSANMRELRRIAVGCFDEREAVTLQDVADAVYIWKNYGDDTAIRQVVRPIEEIARGIAKIWVKDGAVDAICHGAPLAAPGVVKFEVPFNKGDLVAYFTLKNELIAVGRALVSSEELKSMSKGLVARTDRVLMRPGTYPAVWRERKTIKQNR, encoded by the coding sequence GTGTCGATTTGTTCGAGAGAAATATACGTAAAAGAGCCGAAGGAAGAAACTAATCCACAGTGGGGCAAGCCGCCCGACAAGAGGACTGTAGAAGAACATATAAGGTATTCCTTGGTCATTCTGGACAAGCCCAGGGGCCCGTCGAGCCACGAGACCGTGGCTTGGCTGAAAAAAATCTTGGGGGTCGACGTCGCGGGCCACTCGGGCACCTTAGACCCCAATGTCTCCGGCGTGTTGCCCATCGCAGTCGCCGAGGGCACAAAGGCTCTCATAGCGCTCTCTAGGGCCGATAAGGTGTATATAGCAGTCGCAAAGTTCCACGGGGATGTCAACGAGGAGGCGCTTAGGGCGGTGTTGAGGCAATTCACAGGCGAGATATATCAACGTCCCCCTCTCAGATCTGCCGTAAAGAGGCAGTTGCGCACACGCCACGTGTATTCCCTAGAGCTGGTGGAGCTAGATGGGAGATATGCGATATTGAAAATGCACGTAGAGGCTGGGACCTATGCGAGGAAGTTGATACATGATATAGGCGAGGTCCTAGGCGTGAGTGCTAACATGAGGGAGCTCAGGAGGATCGCTGTGGGTTGTTTCGACGAACGTGAGGCAGTTACGCTACAAGACGTGGCAGATGCTGTATATATCTGGAAAAACTATGGAGACGACACGGCAATACGGCAGGTAGTGCGGCCCATAGAGGAAATAGCGAGAGGCATAGCTAAGATCTGGGTCAAAGACGGAGCTGTAGATGCCATATGTCACGGCGCCCCCCTCGCCGCGCCGGGGGTCGTGAAGTTCGAAGTGCCCTTCAACAAGGGTGACCTCGTCGCCTACTTCACATTGAAGAACGAACTGATCGCCGTAGGTCGCGCCCTCGTCTCGAGCGAAGAGTTGAAATCTATGTCTAAAGGACTCGTGGCGAGGACCGACAGGGTGCTCATGAGGCCGGGCACCTATCCAGCCGTCTGGAGGGAGAGAAAAACAATTAAACAAAATAGGTGA
- a CDS encoding methyltransferase domain-containing protein: MFYEIALIVALAISIHLLWPHITGRGAGYGTSDIKAAEKAIRAVGVKGKVFYELGCGYGAVLRLAYREGAVVVGVEIDPIRALICKLRCWRCRIILGDMFKVPLRDADIVYIFQWPSVNEKLSKKFNEELKRDAIVISYYWEVPNMELIYLDEKAKIYVYRPKT; encoded by the coding sequence GTGTTCTACGAAATAGCCCTGATAGTCGCCTTGGCGATATCTATCCACCTATTGTGGCCTCACATAACTGGGCGGGGGGCTGGATACGGCACTTCCGACATAAAGGCGGCCGAAAAGGCGATAAGAGCTGTAGGGGTTAAGGGCAAGGTATTTTACGAATTGGGATGTGGGTACGGGGCCGTGTTGAGATTAGCGTACCGGGAGGGGGCAGTCGTAGTGGGCGTGGAGATAGACCCCATAAGGGCTTTGATCTGCAAGCTTAGATGTTGGAGGTGCCGAATTATACTTGGAGATATGTTCAAAGTGCCTCTAAGAGACGCTGATATAGTCTATATATTTCAATGGCCCTCTGTTAATGAAAAACTATCGAAAAAATTTAATGAAGAACTTAAAAGAGATGCAATAGTCATTTCATACTACTGGGAGGTACCTAACATGGAACTTATATATTTAGATGAAAAGGCCAAAATATATGTATATAGGCCTAAAACTTGA
- a CDS encoding YkgJ family cysteine cluster protein, with translation MPFECPIGCPADCCYFETEEQTPTVFHEEMLRLSQEASKRGLEVKFKELGEINGVKIYRWIITGWCPFFDKKSRRCTIHERKPLACKMFPLILDVKSGNIYLSENCIWVKQNGPRPLDDFPNEKKALMKVALRLKLIK, from the coding sequence ATGCCCTTCGAATGTCCTATTGGGTGTCCCGCGGATTGTTGCTACTTCGAAACCGAGGAACAGACGCCCACGGTATTTCACGAGGAGATGTTGAGACTCTCTCAAGAGGCCTCTAAAAGAGGTCTCGAAGTTAAGTTTAAAGAGCTGGGTGAGATTAACGGTGTTAAAATATATAGGTGGATTATAACTGGTTGGTGCCCTTTTTTCGACAAGAAAAGTAGAAGATGCACTATACATGAAAGGAAACCGCTAGCATGCAAAATGTTTCCATTAATATTAGATGTAAAAAGTGGTAATATATATCTATCTGAAAATTGTATATGGGTCAAACAGAACGGGCCAAGGCCTCTAGATGACTTCCCAAATGAAAAGAAGGCACTTATGAAGGTAGCCCTTAGGCTGAAGCTAATCAAATGA